The window TCAATAAATACCTGTATGAAAATATTGAAAATGATTTTAAGGCTGAAATTTCAGTAGATGAAAGTGGATTAGTCAGCAGCTACCCAGAATTATTTGAGAAAATCGCTGAAAATTAAACGCATCAAAGAATCCATATAAACAATAATAAAATCAAAACCAGTCACTTACCTTCATCGTCCTGTAATCATCTTAAGAAGTCCCGAAGTAAAGAAAGATAATTTCTAATCTTAGTAATAAACAGCCCCTTACAACTGTTATTACTACATGAAAACAATCTCTCTCTTATTCTTTTTATTCCTATCTCTGGCTGTCGTTTCAGCTCAGAATCATCACTCTGAAGGTTTTTATGAAACCTCAGATCATGTACAGATCAAATATAAAGTTTCCGGAAAAGGGGAAGCCTGCCTTTATATTCCCGGAGGCCCCGGACAGGGATATCCTTCTTTTGAGCTGCTGGGCGGAAACAGCCTGGAAAAAAGCATGCAGATGGTTTATATGGATCAACGTGGCTCCGGCAAATCCGGAACTTCTGAAAATTATCATCTTGATAAAATGGTTCAGGATATTGAAGAACTGAGGCAGCACCTCAAATTGAAAAAAATCTTCCTTTTGGCTCATTCTTTTGGCGGAATCATAGCGGTTAATTATGCTAAAAAATATCCTCAACATACCAAAGGGCTCATTCTTGCCAATGTCACGCTGCATTTCCTGAATGATGAATCTGTCAAAGAACAGATAGAATATGGAAACAGTCTTTTACGGGCAAAAAACAAATCTGTACCTAAAGACAGCCTTTCTTCACAACTCTCCAAAATCAGCAGTGCATTAAGAAAAAAAAGAATCGGGTATAAATTTCTGACTGAAGATATCGAAACCATCAAAGAAATGGATAAAATAGATTCTCTCCATCCCCGTATTATCGATTTTGGAATGGCGGTTATTTCCAAACCTAAAGACTTCCCGGAATATTATGCAGATTACGCTTCAACCACAAAAGACATTCGAGTTCCTGTATTGATTATTACCGGTACAAAGGATAAGGCAGTTGGTACCCAA of the Chryseobacterium aureum genome contains:
- a CDS encoding alpha/beta fold hydrolase, with the protein product MKTISLLFFLFLSLAVVSAQNHHSEGFYETSDHVQIKYKVSGKGEACLYIPGGPGQGYPSFELLGGNSLEKSMQMVYMDQRGSGKSGTSENYHLDKMVQDIEELRQHLKLKKIFLLAHSFGGIIAVNYAKKYPQHTKGLILANVTLHFLNDESVKEQIEYGNSLLRAKNKSVPKDSLSSQLSKISSALRKKRIGYKFLTEDIETIKEMDKIDSLHPRIIDFGMAVISKPKDFPEYYADYASTTKDIRVPVLIITGTKDKAVGTQHYKTFRFPNQKIISIDGGHLLYYEKNKDFVDAVIRFVNTTK